One stretch of Rhizobium rhizoryzae DNA includes these proteins:
- a CDS encoding YMGG-like glycine zipper-containing protein codes for MKKAMMLLMVGATLAGCTATERGAGIGAGAGAVIGGLATGNVRGAAVGAAIGGLSGAVIGSVSEQPGQCYYRDRYGRRYVDACPRGY; via the coding sequence ATGAAGAAGGCAATGATGCTTCTCATGGTGGGCGCGACCCTCGCAGGCTGCACCGCCACAGAACGTGGCGCCGGCATTGGCGCGGGCGCAGGTGCCGTCATCGGCGGCCTGGCGACCGGCAATGTTCGCGGCGCTGCCGTGGGCGCTGCGATCGGCGGCCTTTCGGGCGCTGTCATCGGCTCTGTTTCCGAGCAGCCTGGCCAGTGCTACTACCGCGACCGCTATGGCCGTCGCTATGTGGACGCCTGCCCGCGCGGCTACTGA
- a CDS encoding asparaginase has translation MSKLLLIHTGGAIGMAPGPKGLTPMRGLVESALSARLPADMKLVANVFSPLLDSANVGPIHWNAMLEAIRTHPGLPVIITHGTDTMSFTVAALSQALVDEGRRVILCGSVVPLGEDGDAEANLTLAIDAATQEGDGVFLAFGGKLLTADGLVKHQSQDTVSLRTKQNEKLDPPRFRTFPERRLAILTLTPGMPADFLSAALATLDGAVLRVFGSGTVMANPLVLDAIKQAIADGKRIRAVSQSQNGGIIPGYFAAGAALWDIGVENGGDETPEAALIKLWLN, from the coding sequence TTGAGCAAACTGCTTCTGATTCATACCGGTGGCGCGATCGGAATGGCTCCAGGCCCCAAAGGGCTGACGCCGATGCGGGGGCTCGTCGAAAGCGCACTCAGCGCTCGGCTTCCAGCCGATATGAAGCTGGTTGCCAATGTTTTCAGCCCGCTGCTCGATAGCGCGAATGTCGGCCCCATTCACTGGAATGCCATGCTGGAGGCGATCCGTACCCATCCCGGATTGCCGGTCATCATTACCCACGGCACAGACACCATGTCGTTCACCGTCGCCGCCCTTTCCCAGGCTCTGGTGGACGAAGGCAGACGGGTGATCCTGTGTGGATCAGTCGTACCACTTGGCGAAGATGGCGATGCGGAAGCAAACCTGACACTGGCGATTGACGCTGCCACGCAGGAAGGGGACGGCGTCTTTCTTGCTTTCGGTGGCAAGCTTCTGACTGCCGATGGACTGGTAAAGCATCAAAGCCAGGATACCGTTTCTCTTCGCACCAAGCAGAATGAAAAGCTCGATCCTCCCCGGTTTCGGACCTTCCCGGAACGGCGGTTGGCGATCCTGACACTGACACCCGGAATGCCGGCAGATTTCCTGTCTGCTGCGCTTGCAACCTTGGACGGAGCGGTGCTGCGAGTCTTCGGATCCGGCACCGTCATGGCAAATCCGCTTGTCCTCGACGCGATCAAACAGGCCATTGCCGACGGCAAGCGCATCCGGGCGGTGAGCCAGTCACAGAATGGCGGCATCATTCCGGGCTATTTCGCAGCCGGTGCAGCACTTTGGGATATCGGCGTCGAAAATGGTGGCGATGAAACGCCGGAAGCGGCTCTGATCAAGCTCTGGCTGAACTGA
- a CDS encoding chemotaxis protein CheW, with translation MATITSNSFSGDTLEIIAFRLHDQEFCVKTTTIREIRGWAPSTPIPHAPADVIGVMNLRGSVIPIIDLSYKLGMKSTVANERSAIVVTEVHNMVIGMLVDRVSDILTISSNQIQPVPEVSASFDKSFSEGIIASESGMICFLNLSKMFKGSEIDDLAA, from the coding sequence ATGGCGACGATCACTTCCAACAGCTTCAGCGGCGACACTCTCGAAATCATCGCATTCCGCCTTCACGATCAGGAATTCTGCGTGAAGACGACGACGATCCGCGAAATTCGCGGCTGGGCTCCCTCCACGCCGATCCCGCACGCTCCGGCAGATGTCATCGGCGTCATGAACCTGCGTGGCTCGGTCATTCCAATCATCGATCTCTCCTACAAGCTTGGCATGAAGAGCACTGTTGCCAACGAGCGCTCCGCGATTGTCGTCACCGAGGTTCACAATATGGTCATCGGCATGCTGGTTGATCGCGTATCCGACATCCTGACGATCTCCTCCAACCAGATCCAGCCTGTCCCGGAAGTCTCCGCCTCCTTCGACAAGTCCTTCTCCGAAGGCATCATTGCATCGGAGAGTGGCATGATCTGCTTCCTGAACCTCTCCAAGATGTTTAAGGGCAGTGAAATCGACGATCTGGCAGCCTAA
- a CDS encoding (2Fe-2S)-binding protein encodes MAKVTLTVNGRTMSGECDDRTLLVHFIRDRLGLTGTHVGCDTTQCGACVVHMDGKSVKSCSILAVQAAGSTVTTIEGIASQGELHPVQAAFNQHHGLQCGFCTPGMVMTAVDMINRHGGHLDEQTVRHELEGNICRCTGYHNIVKAVLSANEEMHGASRQAAE; translated from the coding sequence ATGGCGAAAGTGACGTTGACGGTGAATGGCCGGACGATGTCGGGTGAGTGCGACGATCGCACTCTGCTCGTACACTTCATCCGGGATAGGCTGGGCCTGACCGGCACCCATGTGGGATGTGATACGACCCAATGCGGTGCCTGCGTGGTGCATATGGATGGTAAATCGGTGAAGAGCTGTTCCATCCTGGCGGTGCAGGCCGCAGGTTCCACCGTCACCACCATTGAAGGCATTGCATCTCAGGGCGAATTGCATCCGGTCCAGGCGGCGTTCAACCAGCACCACGGGCTTCAGTGCGGCTTCTGCACGCCTGGCATGGTGATGACCGCAGTCGACATGATCAATCGTCACGGCGGTCATCTGGACGAGCAGACGGTTCGGCACGAGCTGGAGGGCAATATCTGTCGCTGCACCGGCTACCACAATATCGTCAAGGCCGTGCTCTCCGCCAATGAAGAGATGCATGGCGCATCGCGCCAGGCTGCCGAGTAG
- a CDS encoding autotransporter assembly complex protein TamA produces the protein MCVPVRMMAYRKRSLAVLLAAGVAMTVGSAEPAHAFKLFGINLFGSDEEEAADVIDPVRYSTTLNLTTATGDLKDRLETTSALKSDEKQPVSGDLGLVIKAREDRDRLVAVLYEEARYGAVVRITIAGQEIDRLPPVPVFDHSQPVPVVVTVEPGPEFALGKVTLEGDAAGIDPESVGLEPGNKAGSVSIIQAGERIVRDLKKQGRPLSKIGKRDVIADHATNTVAVTISATSGPVAPFGTVTVRGSEGVDQDFIRRYSRLDRRETYSPEQLKKAGDRLRELGVFSSVTIREADALAPDGSLPLSIEVADGKFRYFGFGAEFSSIDGAGVSGYWGHRNLFGQAESLRIEGQVSGIGATTDLNTFDYSAGIIYSEPGFKIPEMTFDASLRAKRETPDVYTANTITALATLTYELSEQDKVKGGGEIAWSESEDAFGRNRYLTFSLPIEFERDARDNKLEPTEGYRLTASAKPSYETYRGSIFSSFEGSISGYLGLGEENRVVLAGRLSAGTIVGTDNLQDIPTIRRFYMGGGGSVRGYTFREISPYDAQNRALGGRSYTVANLEARVKINDKIGIVPFFDVGTVSTEIAPDFSDIRMGAGIGVRYATPFGPLRLDIALPLNRYPGGSQYGIYAGIGQSF, from the coding sequence ATGTGCGTACCGGTCCGCATGATGGCGTATCGGAAAAGAAGTCTCGCAGTTCTTCTGGCGGCGGGAGTAGCCATGACTGTGGGTTCTGCGGAACCCGCCCATGCCTTCAAGCTCTTCGGGATCAATCTCTTCGGCAGCGACGAGGAAGAAGCCGCCGACGTCATCGATCCCGTCCGCTACAGCACCACCCTGAACCTGACGACGGCAACCGGCGACCTGAAGGATCGGCTGGAGACGACGAGTGCTCTCAAGTCGGATGAGAAGCAGCCGGTCTCGGGCGATCTCGGCCTCGTCATCAAGGCGCGCGAAGATCGCGACAGGCTTGTGGCCGTTCTTTATGAAGAGGCACGTTATGGCGCCGTCGTGCGCATAACGATTGCGGGCCAGGAGATCGACAGGCTTCCGCCGGTTCCCGTGTTCGACCATAGCCAACCCGTCCCTGTTGTCGTGACGGTCGAGCCCGGACCCGAGTTTGCACTTGGCAAGGTAACGCTCGAGGGCGATGCAGCCGGGATCGATCCGGAATCCGTAGGCCTGGAACCGGGCAACAAGGCGGGCTCCGTATCGATCATCCAGGCGGGCGAGCGGATCGTTCGCGACCTCAAAAAGCAGGGAAGGCCGCTTTCGAAGATTGGCAAGCGCGACGTCATCGCCGATCATGCGACGAACACCGTCGCGGTGACAATCAGCGCTACAAGCGGGCCTGTCGCACCCTTTGGTACCGTGACTGTACGAGGCTCCGAGGGCGTCGATCAGGATTTCATTCGCCGCTATTCTCGCCTCGACAGACGCGAGACCTATTCCCCCGAACAACTCAAGAAGGCTGGTGACCGATTGCGGGAACTCGGCGTTTTCTCGAGCGTGACCATACGCGAGGCCGATGCTCTGGCGCCGGATGGTTCACTGCCGCTCAGCATCGAGGTTGCTGACGGAAAGTTCCGCTACTTCGGTTTCGGTGCCGAATTCTCTTCCATCGATGGCGCGGGCGTTTCCGGTTACTGGGGACATCGTAATCTCTTCGGCCAGGCGGAGTCGCTGCGGATCGAGGGACAGGTTTCCGGCATTGGTGCGACCACCGACCTCAATACCTTCGATTACTCCGCGGGCATCATCTACTCCGAACCTGGTTTCAAGATTCCGGAGATGACCTTCGATGCGAGCCTGCGGGCAAAGCGCGAGACGCCGGATGTCTATACTGCCAACACGATTACCGCACTTGCGACCCTGACCTACGAACTGAGCGAGCAGGACAAGGTGAAGGGTGGCGGCGAAATTGCCTGGAGCGAGAGCGAAGACGCGTTTGGCCGCAACCGCTACCTGACCTTTTCGCTGCCCATCGAGTTCGAACGTGACGCTCGCGACAACAAGCTGGAACCGACCGAAGGCTATCGCCTGACCGCATCGGCAAAACCAAGCTACGAGACCTATCGCGGCTCAATATTCTCGTCCTTCGAGGGGTCGATTTCCGGATATCTGGGACTGGGCGAAGAGAACCGGGTCGTTCTGGCAGGCAGGCTGTCGGCGGGCACGATCGTCGGCACCGACAATCTGCAGGATATTCCGACCATCAGGCGCTTCTACATGGGTGGCGGCGGATCGGTGCGTGGCTACACCTTCCGGGAAATTTCGCCCTATGATGCGCAAAATCGTGCGCTCGGTGGCCGCTCCTATACGGTGGCGAACCTGGAGGCGCGCGTCAAAATCAACGACAAGATCGGAATTGTGCCATTTTTTGACGTTGGAACCGTTTCCACCGAAATCGCGCCCGATTTCTCCGATATCCGCATGGGCGCCGGAATCGGGGTTCGCTACGCAACTCCGTTCGGCCCTCTGCGGTTAGACATCGCATTGCCGTTGAACCGCTATCCGGGCGGAAGCCAATACGGTATCTACGCTGGCATTGGACAATCATTCTGA
- a CDS encoding translocation/assembly module TamB domain-containing protein encodes MTSSSRARSWILRTALAVVTILLVGIIGFVLFLGFVPAGSRLAGNLISSAISSPDQSISVSAPQGLLTGHLKIDRIALSDRNGVYAEASNILVDWSPLSLLRRTFHADRIEIAELKAIRPPVPAQQQPATSSGNSGFSLPVAIEIDRFALPDIELEPAITGRRFELAAEGAANATGERVALQLAARRKDVPNALAKTDLVFAPQQNELKLQALVSEPQGGLLARLLHLPGAPSLALALDGQGPLSNWSGQLRGTVDNKPVISIDGRHELSAQGVHQLQIHGGGQLSELLPPAFRPLFIGRTDVNLGALISQSGRIEIKKGELATGSMKVQASGALDPSGDNSLTGSATATNGSINLEWPMQPQAARFAIDNLNFTLTGPAEGSRFNATAALKSINAAGASLAQVRLQAESEDLNLVEQSGSVRTRLSIAQADFENPDLDRLVQGPIRLDAPIRLAPPAIGLDASTFESGKASGTISGAFNTAKQSVTGNIRISLNPTGLPSAAARYFDDGIGVEGYVDGVIGGRISLENLVVKSSTIEGHGNVLWDGTKLNAHLAGRVPEIGRFQPDAKGAAGYDVVLDGPLNAIGVKAVVNSAEARYSGRTLEAVSARFDGTVGTSSIGGMALISGRVDGKPLKLDTEVRRENGTIRLPRLALDAGANRLSGNLAFSPDFLPQGQLAFDWPDIGLLASLAGQQAGGDLRGSLSLGQSNGKISATINATGQSVSYGTTVIEGPALNITSKDLLGLSVDGVIRAAKLNAGGQVLADTALTLADRSGILGFNLASRYSDAPLVMTGTFDRSHPDGMTLALDRLEAKPSGLNLALANPARVTISDGVANLGSIVLNAGGGRLVIEGSAGPQLNMALRLSDLPAAIGDEFRPGLGAEGMIGGAVTVSGAASSPVIRYSLGWQNAQIAETKARGIGALSISSRGRFQNGTLTLEQTTLTGRDGLSINAGGTVGTTTPQSLDIRANLVSVPASLANAFVADLDARGQLTGTVTISGSISAPEAAFQAKLANASVAQTRAAKIDRIDSDLSGRFSGNSVTIDRLSVTGEQGLSAEASGTIAVSNGNALGLQAKLNAIPASLLNALRPDIGAEGVLSGTINASGSLSTPAAVFEMAVKDLTLKQTRDAGMTPLGVTASGRLENQILNLSNVSLTGANGLSLTASGTAALAGDKALNMTANIANLSLSLADVLRPGLQAGGLLNGSITLSGRTDAPAVQYQLQGSDLAIAQSRQTGVRDMTLRATGSFENGTLTLGDTSLTDPSGLSVNAKGRVVVTGTQGPAIDVNASIAALPAALANAFAPGLDAGGIISGTVSSTGTPEAPIANFKLRWADVATAQTRTAGLAGLNLDADGRLAEGMLSLNDVQLTGPQGLSASAKGTIGLAGERPLDLTAQLAALPASLANAFLPGVQASGLVSGSANIAGTVASPSVRYDVQWADGAIRRQGDAAVGPLNLRAEGSFSNNRLTLGTTRLTGPSGLSVTASGDVSLPQGGQGAPALNLNADINALPANLANAFVPNLGASGIISGKVSALGNGGMGARFNLAWNDASLAQTRSAGLQGFRITTDGTFADNRLNFQTTLGGAGGLNLSGGGSVGLAGAKPLDLRFQGRLPFGLLASQLSAQGFVPEGTGTINVSVSGTASAPQITGNASTSGARLIDVRRNLALNNINAQVNFNRDRAEIATISASLSTGGTISAQGSVGLTDGFSADLRIALNNATYVDGTLFNATANGNLTVTGPLLQNPSLGGTVTLTRANITVPAKLPASLAEINVKHRNTPPDVRALLAALAPKGGEGTKSNLSLDLVLNAPNGIFVRGRGIDAELGGNLTIRGSASDPVVAGGFEMRRGRIVILSKRLDFTSGKITFGGSLIPVLDMAAETSSNQTTITITVTGVANDPDIAFTSSPSLPQDEVLARLIFGQSMSRLSALQIAQLADAVSQLAGGGDSSLFQTLRGKLGVDDLDLKTDDNGQTSVSLGRRLNDKTYFQVEQGGSSGAKASINLDVGRGVKLKGSAGSGGGSAGIFYEKEY; translated from the coding sequence ATGACATCGTCATCGCGTGCCAGAAGCTGGATATTGCGCACCGCGCTTGCCGTGGTGACGATCCTGCTCGTCGGTATCATCGGCTTCGTGCTGTTCCTTGGCTTCGTTCCTGCGGGCAGCCGCTTGGCCGGAAACCTGATCTCCTCCGCAATTTCCTCGCCCGACCAATCCATTTCCGTATCAGCGCCGCAGGGGCTGCTGACGGGCCACCTGAAAATCGACCGTATCGCGCTATCCGATCGCAATGGCGTTTATGCCGAGGCAAGCAATATCCTGGTGGACTGGTCTCCGCTTTCGCTTCTGCGCCGCACTTTTCACGCGGACCGGATCGAAATCGCCGAATTGAAGGCAATTCGCCCTCCGGTTCCGGCGCAGCAGCAGCCCGCAACAAGCTCCGGCAATAGCGGCTTCTCCTTACCTGTGGCAATCGAAATCGATCGCTTCGCCTTGCCGGATATCGAACTTGAGCCTGCGATTACCGGGCGTCGCTTCGAGCTTGCCGCAGAGGGCGCTGCAAACGCGACCGGCGAACGCGTGGCACTGCAGCTTGCCGCGAGGCGCAAGGATGTACCAAACGCACTTGCAAAGACCGACCTCGTCTTCGCGCCGCAGCAGAACGAACTGAAACTTCAGGCCCTTGTTTCGGAACCGCAGGGCGGACTGCTGGCGCGACTCCTGCATTTGCCGGGCGCACCTTCGCTGGCGCTGGCGCTGGATGGACAGGGACCGCTGTCCAACTGGTCCGGGCAGTTGCGTGGCACGGTGGACAACAAGCCGGTGATCAGCATCGATGGTCGGCACGAATTGTCTGCTCAGGGTGTTCATCAGCTTCAGATCCATGGCGGCGGCCAGCTTTCCGAACTTCTGCCCCCGGCATTTCGTCCGCTTTTCATCGGTCGAACGGATGTCAATCTGGGCGCCCTGATCAGCCAGAGTGGGCGGATCGAAATCAAGAAGGGCGAACTGGCAACCGGCTCCATGAAGGTGCAGGCGTCGGGAGCGCTGGATCCTTCCGGTGACAACAGCCTGACCGGCAGCGCGACCGCGACCAATGGCTCGATCAATCTCGAATGGCCTATGCAGCCGCAAGCCGCGCGCTTTGCGATCGATAACCTGAACTTTACACTGACCGGACCGGCTGAAGGATCGCGTTTCAATGCGACGGCGGCGCTGAAGTCTATCAATGCAGCAGGAGCTTCACTGGCTCAGGTGCGGCTTCAGGCGGAAAGCGAAGACCTGAACCTGGTCGAGCAATCTGGCAGCGTTCGCACACGGCTCAGCATCGCCCAGGCGGATTTTGAAAATCCGGATCTGGACCGTCTGGTCCAGGGACCGATCCGGCTGGACGCCCCTATCAGGCTCGCCCCGCCTGCAATCGGTCTCGACGCATCGACCTTTGAAAGCGGCAAGGCATCCGGCACGATCAGTGGCGCCTTCAACACGGCAAAACAATCGGTCACAGGCAATATCCGCATATCGTTGAACCCGACCGGGTTGCCGAGTGCCGCGGCGCGTTACTTCGATGACGGGATCGGTGTCGAAGGCTATGTCGATGGCGTCATCGGCGGCCGGATCAGCCTCGAAAACCTCGTCGTCAAATCCAGCACGATCGAAGGCCACGGCAATGTGCTGTGGGACGGCACGAAACTCAATGCGCATCTGGCCGGGCGCGTGCCAGAGATCGGACGTTTCCAGCCTGATGCCAAGGGCGCAGCAGGCTATGACGTCGTACTGGACGGCCCTCTGAACGCGATCGGCGTCAAGGCGGTCGTAAACTCCGCGGAAGCCCGCTATAGCGGCCGGACGCTGGAGGCCGTCAGCGCCCGCTTTGACGGTACGGTCGGCACGTCTTCCATTGGTGGCATGGCGCTCATATCGGGCCGCGTGGACGGCAAGCCGCTGAAACTCGATACAGAAGTCCGTCGCGAAAACGGGACCATTCGTCTACCGAGGCTGGCGCTGGATGCGGGCGCGAACCGGCTGAGTGGAAACCTGGCATTTTCTCCTGATTTCCTGCCGCAGGGACAACTGGCTTTCGATTGGCCGGATATCGGTCTTCTTGCTTCACTGGCAGGCCAACAGGCGGGCGGCGACCTTCGCGGCTCCTTGAGCCTCGGCCAGTCGAACGGCAAGATCTCCGCGACGATCAACGCGACGGGTCAATCCGTTTCTTACGGCACGACGGTGATCGAGGGTCCTGCTCTCAACATCACGAGCAAGGATCTGCTTGGACTGTCGGTCGATGGTGTCATTCGCGCGGCCAAGCTGAACGCAGGCGGACAAGTGCTGGCCGACACGGCGCTGACGCTCGCTGACAGGTCTGGCATTCTCGGCTTCAATCTCGCAAGCCGTTATTCCGACGCGCCGCTCGTCATGACCGGCACCTTCGATCGCTCTCATCCGGACGGTATGACACTTGCGCTGGATCGTCTCGAGGCAAAGCCCTCTGGATTGAATCTCGCACTGGCAAACCCGGCGCGGGTGACAATTTCTGATGGTGTGGCAAATCTCGGCAGTATCGTCCTGAACGCAGGCGGTGGCCGTCTCGTCATCGAGGGCAGTGCGGGTCCACAGTTGAATATGGCGCTCCGGCTGAGCGACTTGCCCGCTGCCATCGGGGACGAGTTCCGTCCGGGCCTCGGCGCGGAAGGCATGATCGGTGGCGCAGTCACAGTCTCCGGTGCGGCGTCCAGCCCCGTCATTCGATACAGCCTCGGATGGCAGAACGCACAAATTGCCGAAACGAAGGCGCGCGGCATCGGCGCACTCTCGATCTCCAGCCGAGGACGTTTCCAGAACGGCACGCTGACGCTGGAACAGACGACATTGACCGGCCGCGATGGTCTTTCCATCAATGCGGGTGGAACGGTGGGGACCACGACGCCGCAGAGTCTCGATATCCGCGCCAATCTGGTTTCGGTACCCGCAAGCCTTGCCAATGCTTTTGTCGCCGATCTCGACGCACGTGGTCAACTGACGGGCACCGTCACGATTTCAGGCTCGATAAGCGCTCCTGAAGCCGCCTTTCAGGCAAAGCTCGCCAATGCTTCGGTGGCTCAAACGCGTGCTGCCAAGATAGACCGTATCGATTCCGATCTCTCGGGTCGCTTCTCCGGCAATAGCGTAACGATCGACCGGCTATCCGTGACTGGCGAGCAGGGCCTTTCGGCGGAAGCGAGTGGCACGATTGCCGTGAGCAATGGCAATGCCTTGGGGCTCCAGGCAAAGCTGAATGCAATTCCGGCCAGCCTTTTGAATGCCTTGCGCCCTGACATCGGCGCAGAGGGGGTTCTGTCCGGGACGATCAACGCAAGCGGTTCATTGAGCACGCCTGCCGCTGTCTTTGAGATGGCTGTGAAAGACCTGACGCTCAAGCAGACACGCGATGCTGGAATGACACCGCTTGGCGTGACCGCAAGCGGACGCCTTGAGAACCAGATTCTCAACCTGTCGAACGTCAGCCTCACCGGTGCGAACGGGCTCTCCCTGACAGCCTCAGGCACGGCAGCATTGGCCGGCGACAAGGCGCTCAATATGACGGCAAATATAGCCAATTTGTCGCTTTCACTCGCCGATGTGTTGCGTCCGGGTCTACAGGCCGGGGGCCTGTTGAACGGCTCCATCACGCTGTCCGGCCGCACCGATGCACCCGCGGTTCAATATCAGTTGCAAGGTTCCGACCTTGCAATTGCCCAGAGCCGCCAGACCGGCGTCCGCGACATGACCTTGCGCGCTACCGGCAGCTTCGAGAATGGTACTCTTACCCTCGGCGATACATCCCTGACCGATCCTTCAGGCCTTTCCGTCAATGCCAAGGGGCGCGTCGTCGTCACTGGCACTCAGGGACCGGCCATTGACGTGAACGCATCGATCGCTGCCCTGCCTGCAGCCTTGGCGAATGCATTTGCGCCCGGCCTTGATGCCGGTGGGATCATCTCCGGCACTGTTTCCTCGACCGGCACCCCGGAAGCACCGATTGCGAACTTCAAGCTGCGCTGGGCAGATGTCGCAACGGCACAAACACGCACAGCTGGCCTTGCAGGACTGAACCTCGACGCCGACGGACGCTTGGCCGAAGGAATGTTGAGCCTGAATGATGTGCAACTGACGGGGCCGCAGGGACTATCGGCGTCGGCGAAGGGTACGATAGGCCTCGCAGGCGAGCGTCCGCTGGATCTGACCGCTCAGCTTGCCGCACTTCCAGCAAGCCTCGCCAATGCATTTCTTCCAGGCGTGCAGGCATCCGGCCTGGTGTCCGGTTCGGCAAACATTGCCGGAACTGTCGCCTCGCCGTCCGTCCGCTATGACGTTCAGTGGGCTGACGGCGCAATCCGGCGCCAGGGTGACGCCGCAGTCGGGCCTCTTAATCTGCGGGCAGAAGGCTCCTTCTCAAACAACCGCCTGACACTTGGCACAACGCGCCTCACTGGCCCCAGCGGTCTTTCGGTTACCGCTAGCGGTGATGTATCGCTGCCGCAGGGCGGTCAGGGAGCCCCTGCCCTCAACCTCAACGCCGACATCAATGCGCTGCCTGCCAATCTTGCCAATGCCTTTGTGCCGAACCTCGGCGCTTCCGGGATTATTTCAGGCAAGGTTTCCGCGCTTGGCAATGGCGGCATGGGCGCCCGGTTCAATCTTGCCTGGAATGATGCATCGCTTGCACAGACCAGAAGCGCAGGGCTGCAAGGGTTCCGCATCACCACGGACGGCACGTTCGCCGACAACCGCCTCAACTTCCAGACGACGCTTGGCGGCGCTGGCGGATTGAACCTGTCCGGCGGCGGTAGCGTGGGACTGGCCGGTGCAAAGCCGCTGGATCTGCGCTTTCAGGGCAGGCTGCCCTTTGGCCTTCTGGCAAGCCAGCTTTCAGCACAGGGCTTCGTTCCGGAAGGCACGGGCACCATAAACGTGTCGGTCTCTGGAACTGCCTCAGCACCCCAGATAACCGGCAACGCTTCCACCAGCGGAGCCCGCCTCATCGATGTTCGGCGCAATCTGGCTCTCAACAACATCAATGCCCAGGTGAATTTCAATCGCGATCGCGCAGAGATCGCGACAATCTCTGCGTCGCTGTCGACGGGCGGCACGATTTCAGCACAGGGCAGCGTTGGGTTGACGGACGGCTTTTCCGCAGACCTGCGCATTGCATTGAACAACGCCACCTATGTAGATGGAACCTTGTTCAACGCCACCGCCAACGGCAATCTGACGGTGACCGGTCCTTTGCTGCAAAATCCGTCGCTTGGCGGGACCGTGACCCTCACACGCGCAAACATTACGGTTCCTGCAAAGCTTCCGGCCTCGCTTGCGGAAATCAACGTCAAGCATCGCAACACCCCGCCTGATGTGCGAGCTCTTCTTGCTGCACTGGCGCCGAAGGGCGGCGAAGGCACAAAAAGCAATCTTTCCCTCGATCTGGTTCTGAATGCTCCGAACGGTATCTTCGTGCGAGGGCGCGGGATCGATGCGGAACTTGGTGGCAATCTCACCATTCGTGGCTCAGCGTCAGACCCTGTCGTCGCCGGTGGCTTTGAAATGCGCCGCGGGCGTATCGTCATCCTCAGCAAGCGCCTCGATTTCACCAGCGGCAAGATTACCTTTGGCGGCAGTCTGATCCCTGTCCTGGACATGGCCGCCGAAACAAGTTCGAACCAGACGACCATCACCATTACTGTGACCGGTGTCGCCAACGATCCGGACATTGCCTTCACCTCCTCGCCCTCCCTTCCGCAAGACGAGGTTTTGGCGCGGCTGATTTTCGGCCAATCCATGTCGCGTCTTTCGGCCCTTCAGATTGCCCAATTGGCGGATGCCGTCAGCCAGCTTGCGGGCGGTGGAGATAGTTCGCTGTTCCAGACCCTGCGCGGCAAGCTTGGTGTGGACGATCTTGACCTGAAGACCGATGACAATGGCCAGACCAGTGTCTCACTGGGACGGCGCCTGAATGACAAGACCTACTTCCAGGTAGAACAGGGCGGCAGCAGCGGAGCCAAGGCCAGCATCAACCTGGATGTGGGCCGTGGCGTGAAGCTCAAGGGCTCCGCCGGGAGCGGTGGCGGTTCGGCCGGCATCTTCTACGAAAAAGAATATTGA